The following are from one region of the Rhipicephalus microplus isolate Deutch F79 chromosome 1, USDA_Rmic, whole genome shotgun sequence genome:
- the LOC119159672 gene encoding defensin-like: MKYFSFVFMLGLLAALLAMTFAVEDDNAEAHVRVRRWFGCPISDFCHKHCLSIGRRGGYCGGQWRTTCICYKN; encoded by the exons ATGAAGTACTTCTCCTTTGTGTTTATGCTTGGACTGCTGGCTG CCCTGCTGGCCATGACTTTCGCCGTTGAAGACGACAATGCAGAGGCACATGTTCGAGTCC GCCGTTGGTTCGGCTGCCCGATCAGCGACTTTTGCCACAAGCATTGTCTGAGCATTGGCCGCCGGGGAGGATACTGTGGTGGTCAATGGAGGACCACTTGCATCTGCTACAAAAATTGA